The following coding sequences are from one Shewanella putrefaciens window:
- a CDS encoding ABC transporter permease yields the protein MNKIIAMVRKELIDAARDKRSVMAGLYYAIGTPLIMCGLFMVLIGQLTSPDDLKITITNPDNAPDLVRFLSNKGITQGDVGAKDLKAIELIISTDYAEQMNQGKAAEITIVADNSEEKLQNSIRRLEKQLQAYSAEMGSLRLIARGIDPRVVQPLKVNVQDQATPDSKGGMILGIAIFTMIYSVFISGMNLAIDTSAGERERNSLALLLSHPLTTRQLVLSKIIAVGLFALLGLVLILLVSKIAYTFVPWQELGFSVNITSEFIALMLIVGIPVALMAACLQLFVSFMAKTFKEAQSYLTIVLFVPLALSMAASYNIAPDMLQWLPVSGQQQALMDFIKGKDLPMLQLLVSTLGTLAIAILLAFGMERSLKSEKVIFGL from the coding sequence ATGAATAAAATAATCGCTATGGTTCGTAAGGAACTTATCGATGCCGCTCGCGATAAGCGTTCTGTGATGGCGGGACTTTATTACGCCATTGGCACACCGCTGATCATGTGTGGCCTGTTTATGGTGTTAATTGGCCAATTAACCAGCCCTGATGATCTTAAAATCACTATCACCAACCCAGATAACGCACCTGATCTAGTGAGGTTTTTATCCAACAAGGGCATTACTCAAGGTGACGTTGGCGCTAAGGATCTGAAAGCCATAGAGCTTATCATCAGCACCGACTATGCCGAGCAAATGAATCAAGGCAAAGCCGCCGAAATTACTATCGTGGCCGATAATTCGGAGGAAAAATTACAGAACTCCATTCGCCGCTTAGAGAAACAATTACAAGCCTACAGCGCCGAAATGGGTAGCCTACGTTTAATCGCTCGCGGTATCGACCCGCGTGTGGTACAGCCACTAAAAGTGAATGTGCAAGATCAAGCCACACCTGATTCTAAAGGCGGGATGATCTTAGGTATCGCTATTTTTACTATGATTTACTCGGTATTTATCTCGGGGATGAACCTTGCCATAGATACCAGCGCCGGCGAGCGTGAGCGTAACTCTCTGGCTTTGTTACTTAGCCATCCACTGACCACGCGCCAATTAGTGCTCTCTAAGATCATCGCTGTTGGCCTATTTGCCCTGCTCGGTTTAGTGCTGATCTTGCTGGTGTCTAAAATCGCCTACACCTTTGTGCCATGGCAGGAATTAGGCTTTAGCGTCAATATCACCAGCGAATTTATCGCCTTAATGTTAATCGTCGGCATCCCCGTCGCTTTGATGGCCGCATGCCTGCAATTGTTCGTGTCTTTTATGGCAAAAACCTTTAAAGAAGCCCAGTCCTATCTCACTATAGTGCTATTTGTGCCCTTAGCATTATCAATGGCCGCCAGCTACAACATAGCGCCAGATATGCTGCAATGGTTGCCCGTCTCTGGCCAGCAACAAGCATTGATGGACTTTATCAAAGGTAAAGACTTGCCCATGCTGCAATTACTGGTGTCGACCTTAGGCACCCTCGCCATTGCGATATTACTCGCCTTTGGTATGGAAAGATCGCTCAAGAGTGAAAAGGTCATCTTCGGTTTGTAA
- the mog gene encoding molybdopterin adenylyltransferase: MSKAKIGIVTVSDRASAGIYEDISGKAIIDTLNDYLTSEWEPIYQVIPDEQDVIEATLIKMADEQDCCLIVTTGGTGPAKRDVTPEATEAVCDRMMPGFGELMRAESLKFVPTAILSRQTAGLRGDSLIVNLPGKPKSIRECLDAVFPAIPYCIDLMEGPYLECNEAVIKPFRPKAK, translated from the coding sequence ATGAGTAAAGCAAAAATCGGTATAGTGACGGTAAGCGATCGCGCCAGCGCGGGAATTTATGAGGATATTTCTGGCAAGGCGATTATCGACACGCTTAACGATTACCTGACTAGCGAGTGGGAGCCGATTTATCAAGTGATCCCCGATGAGCAGGATGTGATTGAAGCCACGCTCATCAAGATGGCCGATGAGCAAGATTGCTGTTTGATTGTGACCACGGGTGGCACAGGCCCTGCTAAACGCGACGTTACGCCAGAAGCCACAGAAGCTGTATGCGATCGCATGATGCCAGGCTTTGGCGAGTTGATGCGTGCTGAGTCATTAAAATTTGTGCCCACTGCCATTTTATCCCGCCAAACCGCAGGCTTACGGGGTGATTCTTTGATCGTGAACTTGCCCGGCAAACCCAAATCGATTCGTGAATGTTTAGATGCCGTGTTCCCAGCTATTCCTTACTGCATCGACTTGATGGAAGGCCCGTATTTAGAGTGCAACGAAGCCGTGATCAAGCCGTTCAGGCCTAAGGCTAAGTAA
- a CDS encoding NlpC/P60 family protein has translation MKILLIVILALGLGACASAPEPKPVVKQVEPVSVWDDSNIAELHSEWRGVPYRLGGGTKKGIDCSAFVSVAYQKMLGMVLPRTVEEQQTLGRPVPRDQLRRGDLVFFKTGWSTHHVGIYVGDDNFLHVSTSQGVKISSLLNSYWASKYWNARRI, from the coding sequence ATGAAGATATTATTGATCGTTATCTTAGCCTTAGGTCTTGGCGCTTGTGCTAGCGCGCCAGAACCTAAGCCTGTGGTAAAGCAAGTTGAGCCTGTTTCTGTTTGGGATGATAGTAATATTGCAGAGCTACACTCCGAGTGGCGCGGTGTTCCCTATCGTTTAGGTGGTGGCACTAAAAAAGGGATTGATTGCTCCGCCTTTGTGTCTGTCGCATACCAAAAAATGTTAGGGATGGTGTTACCACGCACAGTTGAAGAGCAACAAACACTGGGTAGGCCTGTACCTAGGGATCAACTTCGTCGGGGTGACTTAGTTTTTTTCAAAACAGGTTGGAGCACCCATCATGTTGGCATTTATGTGGGGGATGATAATTTCCTCCATGTTTCCACTAGCCAAGGGGTGAAAATTTCCAGCTTACTTAATAGCTATTGGGCCTCTAAATATTGGAATGCGCGGCGGATTTAA
- a CDS encoding conjugal transfer protein TraF has protein sequence MKKSVIALSVLASISNATWANSFDARKDAMGGVGVASAHYSAATPVNPALVAKYNESDDFSFVLPSIGAQGTDKDKLIDNIDNIKDAYDAFRIGANSATANKLASELAAVDGKLAMVNVGVNVQVAVPNKLVSLGFMANGYASAMVGADVAQSDLDYLQDVIDGTSAADPSRSLNSQALGVVALVQDYGVALAHQFELMDMPLYVGVTTKVQKVETYNYSATITDYDDSDLSDDQYRSSDSGFNADLGLALDAGNMTYGLAVRNLVSRDVDTATVNGVTYTYQISPVATLAAAYRTDWLTAVIELDVNKSKAWLGKDESMFAAVEESQFAAVGVEFNAFDWAQLRAGFRSDIAGEQPDLFTAGFGLSPWSVFHLDLAGQVGSDKAVGAALTMSYTF, from the coding sequence ATGAAAAAGAGTGTAATAGCATTATCGGTATTGGCTTCTATTTCCAACGCTACTTGGGCAAATAGTTTTGATGCTCGCAAAGATGCGATGGGTGGAGTAGGTGTCGCGAGTGCCCACTATAGTGCCGCCACCCCCGTCAATCCTGCACTAGTCGCTAAATATAATGAGAGTGATGATTTCTCATTCGTATTGCCTTCTATTGGTGCTCAAGGTACGGATAAGGACAAGTTGATCGACAATATAGATAATATCAAAGATGCCTATGATGCATTTCGTATTGGGGCGAATAGTGCCACAGCGAATAAATTAGCCAGTGAATTGGCTGCGGTAGATGGCAAGCTCGCTATGGTGAATGTTGGTGTAAATGTCCAAGTTGCTGTACCTAATAAATTGGTTAGTTTAGGTTTTATGGCAAATGGTTATGCGTCAGCTATGGTTGGTGCTGATGTTGCTCAAAGCGATCTTGACTATCTGCAAGATGTGATTGATGGCACCAGCGCCGCAGATCCTTCCCGTTCATTGAACTCCCAAGCCCTAGGTGTTGTTGCACTGGTTCAGGACTATGGCGTGGCGTTGGCACATCAATTTGAACTCATGGATATGCCCTTATATGTAGGGGTAACAACTAAAGTGCAAAAAGTTGAAACCTACAACTACAGTGCCACTATCACTGACTATGATGATTCTGACCTCAGTGATGACCAATATCGTTCTAGCGACTCAGGCTTTAATGCTGACCTCGGTTTGGCGCTTGATGCTGGCAATATGACCTACGGTTTAGCGGTACGAAATCTGGTGAGCAGGGATGTTGATACTGCAACGGTGAATGGCGTTACATACACTTACCAAATTTCACCTGTGGCAACCCTTGCTGCGGCCTATCGTACGGATTGGTTAACGGCGGTCATCGAGTTAGATGTTAATAAAAGCAAAGCATGGCTTGGGAAGGATGAATCCATGTTCGCTGCTGTAGAAGAATCTCAATTTGCAGCAGTAGGCGTAGAGTTTAATGCCTTTGATTGGGCACAGCTTCGCGCAGGATTCCGCTCTGACATTGCCGGTGAACAACCCGATCTTTTCACCGCAGGTTTTGGATTATCGCCATGGAGTGTATTCCACCTCGATTTAGCAGGACAAGTCGGTTCAGATAAAGCCGTTGGTGCCGCTTTGACTATGAGCTACACCTTCTAA
- a CDS encoding pirin family protein produces the protein MNEQQAQFFGGPRECPIENGRIQVQRIAAKISDVGGIPVARAIPQKDRRLIGPWCFLDHIGPVTDGPLLNVGQHPHIGLQTFTWMLEGEIMHRDSLGSAQVIRPKQVNLMTAGHGIAHTEESVKGKSTMHAAQLWIALPLEHKDTTPRFDHYPELPTWHEAGVDFTLLIGTWQHKQAPTLHFSPIVAMDIYAVNSTKLTLRLDPSFEYALMPLEGRFQIEDESFDNNDLAYLGMLRETITVELEAGCRILLIGGAPLADPVSIWWNFVGHSKEEIAKAQAEWEAHSPRFAVVPGYNGERLVPPPIPW, from the coding sequence ATGAATGAGCAACAAGCGCAATTTTTTGGTGGTCCAAGGGAATGTCCCATTGAAAATGGTCGGATTCAAGTCCAACGAATCGCCGCAAAAATCAGTGATGTTGGCGGTATTCCCGTCGCGCGGGCGATTCCACAAAAAGACCGCCGTCTTATCGGCCCTTGGTGCTTCCTCGACCATATTGGCCCAGTCACCGACGGCCCCTTATTGAATGTCGGCCAGCATCCACATATTGGACTGCAAACATTTACTTGGATGCTCGAAGGCGAAATTATGCACAGAGATAGTCTCGGCAGCGCCCAAGTGATCCGCCCCAAGCAAGTCAACCTAATGACGGCAGGACATGGTATCGCACACACGGAGGAATCTGTTAAAGGCAAAAGCACTATGCACGCAGCGCAGTTATGGATTGCCCTGCCGCTTGAGCATAAAGACACAACCCCAAGATTCGATCACTATCCCGAACTCCCGACTTGGCACGAGGCAGGCGTTGACTTCACCTTACTGATTGGCACTTGGCAGCATAAACAGGCACCCACATTACACTTTTCACCCATTGTCGCCATGGATATTTATGCTGTTAATAGCACTAAACTCACGCTGCGCCTTGATCCCAGTTTCGAATATGCCCTAATGCCACTCGAAGGCCGCTTCCAGATCGAGGATGAAAGCTTCGATAATAATGATCTCGCGTATCTCGGTATGTTACGTGAGACCATTACAGTTGAACTCGAAGCAGGTTGTCGCATACTGCTGATTGGCGGGGCACCACTGGCCGATCCTGTTAGTATTTGGTGGAACTTTGTCGGCCATAGCAAAGAGGAAATAGCGAAAGCTCAAGCCGAGTGGGAAGCACACTCCCCACGCTTTGCCGTCGTTCCCGGCTACAATGGTGAGCGTTTAGTCCCACCACCCATTCCGTGGTAA
- a CDS encoding sensor histidine kinase: MTSSIAVPMTQYWRSHPSSFTFVVLVIAIFSSFFIDLLSGSTIAVLLILQLAVVVVALQCNAHYAYFTAVYEAASYNFLFTTPRYSLQMFNLEDILNLAVFLLVALTTSKLAELYRRQQDALEQAQLRNSILLSVSHDLRTPLATIIGTLTTLKEYMPKLSPSQKDELIDSAAAESHRLHQYIENLLQATKLQHGALKFSLNEDSITHVLHQAIARFPATQPRIVIKSESELPTVMICSSLIEQAIFNVLDNALRYSPQDEKVTVKVYRYENMLRLDIQDQGCGIATADMEAIFELFYRQHPSTDGGAGLGLAVAKGIITAHQGQISAEPVTKGSLIRIALPIKKDCE; encoded by the coding sequence ATGACTTCATCCATAGCCGTACCTATGACTCAATACTGGCGTTCACATCCATCTTCATTCACCTTCGTTGTGTTAGTCATCGCCATTTTCAGCAGTTTTTTTATTGATTTGCTCTCAGGCTCAACCATCGCCGTGTTACTGATTTTGCAACTCGCTGTGGTGGTTGTCGCCCTACAATGTAATGCCCATTACGCCTATTTTACTGCAGTGTATGAAGCGGCAAGTTATAACTTTTTATTTACCACACCGCGCTATTCGCTACAGATGTTTAATCTTGAGGATATTCTTAACTTAGCCGTATTTCTCTTAGTAGCGCTCACCACCAGCAAACTGGCGGAACTTTATCGGCGTCAGCAAGATGCGCTTGAACAAGCCCAGTTACGTAATAGTATTTTGCTGTCGGTCTCCCACGATTTACGTACTCCACTCGCCACCATTATTGGCACTTTAACTACGCTAAAAGAATATATGCCTAAGCTGAGCCCATCCCAAAAAGATGAGCTAATTGACAGCGCTGCGGCAGAAAGCCACCGTCTGCACCAATATATCGAAAATCTATTACAGGCCACTAAATTACAGCATGGCGCACTCAAGTTTAGTTTGAATGAAGACTCTATTACTCATGTGTTACACCAAGCTATTGCCCGTTTTCCGGCCACACAACCACGCATTGTTATCAAGAGTGAATCCGAGCTACCCACAGTGATGATATGCAGTTCATTGATTGAGCAAGCTATTTTTAATGTACTGGACAATGCATTGCGCTACTCACCACAAGATGAAAAAGTCACCGTTAAGGTTTATCGGTATGAAAATATGTTGAGATTGGATATCCAAGATCAAGGCTGCGGTATAGCCACCGCAGATATGGAAGCCATTTTTGAACTTTTTTATCGCCAACATCCATCAACGGATGGTGGTGCTGGTCTAGGTTTGGCTGTTGCGAAAGGAATTATTACCGCACACCAAGGCCAAATCAGCGCCGAACCTGTCACTAAGGGCAGCCTTATTCGTATTGCTTTGCCGATAAAAAAGGACTGTGAATAA
- a CDS encoding response regulator transcription factor has product MAYKVLVVDDEAQIHTFMRISLEAEGFEYIGASSITTALAQYRGQQPHILILDLGLPDGDGIELLQTLRRNDKIPVLVLTARDQEEEKIRLLDAGANDYLSKPFGIRELIARIKVLVRDLVDESSLSDVLHFATLKLQKSTHQLWINKQEIALTKKEFALMETLMSHPGQLVKQTVLLQKIWGETHQEDSHYLRILVSQLRKKLNDNNEQQLIKTEAGLGYRLTDINQQ; this is encoded by the coding sequence ATGGCCTACAAAGTGTTAGTGGTGGATGATGAAGCGCAAATCCACACATTTATGCGAATATCCTTAGAAGCAGAAGGCTTTGAATATATTGGCGCATCATCCATAACCACAGCCCTTGCCCAATATCGGGGACAGCAACCACACATATTGATACTCGACCTTGGATTACCGGATGGTGATGGTATTGAGCTACTACAAACCCTAAGGCGAAACGACAAAATCCCCGTATTGGTGTTAACTGCCCGCGATCAAGAGGAAGAGAAAATTCGCCTATTAGACGCTGGCGCCAATGACTATCTCAGCAAGCCTTTTGGGATAAGAGAATTAATTGCCCGTATCAAAGTATTAGTCCGCGATTTAGTGGACGAGTCATCTTTAAGTGATGTGCTGCACTTTGCCACACTTAAGCTACAAAAAAGCACCCACCAGCTTTGGATCAATAAGCAAGAAATCGCTTTGACCAAAAAGGAATTCGCCCTGATGGAGACCTTAATGTCTCACCCTGGTCAGTTAGTCAAGCAAACTGTATTACTGCAAAAAATTTGGGGCGAAACCCATCAAGAAGACAGTCACTATCTGCGGATTTTAGTCAGCCAGTTACGCAAAAAACTCAATGACAATAACGAGCAGCAACTGATTAAAACAGAAGCGGGTTTAGGTTACCGCTTAACAGACATCAATCAGCAGTAA
- a CDS encoding potassium channel family protein, whose protein sequence is MAHFTVIGLGRFGVAASLELIHLGHTVTGVDSDPKMVEKYVENLTEAVICDCSDEASLRELDLNNSEAVLVAIGEDMQSSLLCTLALKNLGVQTIWVKASTKAHHTIVSKLGVARIIHPEEEMGIRVAQSLNYPMVNNFLAIGDGLYIVEIHIKPHLDKTTVAQLLGSVQDGFSDELTNIKRNPKGKVAAIMVKRDLAVFSKIDGSFVLQANDALLLCGSRSELKYLAPRLV, encoded by the coding sequence ATGGCGCATTTTACCGTTATTGGTTTAGGGCGATTTGGCGTTGCAGCCAGCCTTGAATTGATCCACTTAGGCCACACGGTCACAGGAGTCGACAGTGACCCTAAAATGGTTGAAAAATATGTAGAGAACCTAACTGAAGCCGTGATTTGCGACTGTTCCGATGAGGCATCGCTGCGTGAGCTTGACCTCAACAACAGCGAAGCCGTACTTGTCGCTATCGGTGAGGATATGCAATCCAGCCTACTATGCACCTTGGCGCTTAAGAATCTGGGTGTGCAAACCATTTGGGTCAAGGCTAGCACTAAAGCGCATCACACTATCGTGTCAAAACTCGGCGTTGCACGCATCATTCACCCTGAAGAAGAAATGGGGATACGTGTCGCTCAGTCGCTCAATTATCCTATGGTCAATAACTTTCTCGCCATTGGTGATGGACTATATATTGTTGAAATTCATATTAAACCCCACCTAGATAAAACCACCGTTGCCCAACTTCTTGGCTCAGTTCAAGATGGTTTTAGTGATGAATTAACCAATATAAAGCGCAACCCTAAAGGTAAAGTTGCAGCCATTATGGTTAAACGTGATTTAGCGGTATTTAGCAAGATCGATGGTAGTTTTGTGTTGCAAGCTAACGATGCATTGTTGCTATGTGGTAGCCGTAGCGAGCTTAAATATCTCGCACCAAGGTTGGTGTAA
- a CDS encoding TrkH family potassium uptake protein, with amino-acid sequence MVQWHPSIMAIEHHPRSDRKLFGAPPFILSVSFALLIILGTCLLKLPIATEVPITWLQSLFTATSAVTVTGLVVVDTGTVFTPFGQIVIALLIQCGGLGLMTFAIVTLIALGGKIGFLQQTVAKEAFNQTDTSTLVSTAKAVLLFSLLVEAIGMLILSVHWSHELGWQTSLFHGFFYTISAFNNAGFALSADSLMPYVADPVINLTITGLFIIGGLGFSVWIDLRRNKCWSKLTVYSRMMITGTILINAVAVIAIYLIEYNNPNTLAPLSELGKWLASWFQAVTPRTAGFNTLAIDQLEDGSTLLMLVLMFIGGGSLSTASGIKVVTFMVLILATYGYLRRDEAVYVFKREIPKDTISKALALTMISIGVTWLAIFALVLTEKAPLVDIVFEAVSALGTVGLSRGLTGSLSDMGLGIIIFMMYMGRLGPLMLAYFLANPRVKKLRYAETKLAIG; translated from the coding sequence GTGGTTCAATGGCATCCCTCCATCATGGCAATAGAACATCATCCAAGGTCGGATAGAAAACTGTTCGGTGCGCCACCCTTTATTTTAAGCGTGAGCTTTGCACTACTGATCATCCTTGGTACTTGCTTACTGAAACTGCCAATAGCAACCGAAGTCCCTATTACTTGGTTACAAAGTCTTTTCACTGCAACCTCGGCGGTCACAGTGACTGGGCTAGTCGTTGTCGACACAGGGACAGTATTTACGCCATTTGGCCAAATCGTCATCGCGCTATTAATCCAATGCGGCGGGCTGGGGCTGATGACCTTTGCGATTGTTACCCTTATCGCCCTTGGCGGTAAGATTGGCTTTTTACAGCAAACCGTCGCAAAAGAGGCTTTTAATCAAACCGATACTTCAACATTAGTCTCGACTGCTAAGGCCGTATTACTGTTTTCGCTCTTGGTAGAAGCCATAGGCATGTTGATTTTATCAGTGCATTGGAGCCATGAACTCGGTTGGCAAACCAGCTTATTCCACGGTTTTTTCTATACGATTAGCGCCTTTAATAACGCAGGTTTTGCCCTCAGTGCCGACAGCTTAATGCCCTATGTGGCCGATCCTGTAATTAACCTCACCATCACAGGTTTATTTATTATTGGCGGTTTAGGGTTTTCAGTCTGGATTGACCTTCGCCGCAATAAATGTTGGTCGAAATTGACCGTCTACAGCCGAATGATGATTACAGGCACCATACTGATCAATGCCGTAGCAGTGATTGCTATTTACCTGATTGAGTACAACAACCCCAATACTCTCGCGCCCTTAAGCGAACTCGGTAAATGGTTAGCCTCTTGGTTTCAAGCCGTTACCCCTCGCACTGCTGGCTTTAATACCTTAGCCATTGACCAGCTCGAAGATGGCTCAACACTACTTATGCTGGTATTGATGTTTATCGGCGGTGGCTCTCTCAGTACCGCCAGCGGGATTAAGGTAGTCACTTTTATGGTGTTGATTTTGGCAACTTATGGCTACTTGCGCCGTGATGAAGCTGTCTACGTGTTTAAGCGGGAAATTCCCAAAGACACCATTAGTAAGGCCTTAGCCCTTACCATGATCTCCATTGGCGTCACTTGGCTCGCTATTTTTGCTTTAGTGTTAACTGAAAAAGCGCCGCTAGTCGATATTGTATTTGAAGCGGTTTCAGCACTGGGCACTGTCGGTTTATCACGCGGTTTAACAGGGAGTCTTTCAGATATGGGCCTAGGGATCATTATCTTTATGATGTATATGGGACGTCTAGGCCCACTGATGCTGGCCTACTTCCTTGCCAACCCAAGAGTGAAAAAATTACGCTATGCAGAAACCAAATTGGCGATTGGGTAA
- a CDS encoding BaiN/RdsA family NAD(P)/FAD-dependent oxidoreductase → MKHHDVIIIGAGAAGLMCAATAGYRGRDVLVLDNAKQAGRKILISGGGRCNFTNLKVEPANFICSNPHFVKSALARYPSLQFIELVERHGIEYHERDHGQLFCNDSAKEIVTMLLTECEWAGVSIKLRTDILAVKKTEVGRFELNTSNGELSCDSLVVATGGLSMPKLGATPYGYQLAEQFGLKVLPTHAGLVPFTWHSEDKIRFEPLSGIAVPSRITAKDGTSFSEALLFTHRGLSGPAILQISNYWKAGETIEINLLPNMDLAQTLEQQLAAHPKQSLRNTLSQWLPKRLVEVLFDEALLNKALNQLMHAERAKLVDDLHRWTVLMNGTEGYRTAEVTLGGVDTHELSSKTMEASKVPGLYFIGEVMDVSGWLGGFNFQWSWASGVAAGQVV, encoded by the coding sequence GTGAAACATCATGATGTGATTATTATCGGAGCCGGTGCCGCGGGATTGATGTGTGCAGCAACAGCGGGTTACCGAGGCCGTGATGTACTCGTACTCGATAACGCCAAGCAAGCGGGGCGTAAAATCCTCATTAGCGGTGGCGGCCGTTGTAACTTCACTAACCTTAAAGTTGAGCCCGCTAACTTTATCTGTAGCAATCCGCACTTTGTAAAATCGGCACTTGCGCGTTATCCCTCACTGCAGTTTATCGAACTGGTTGAGCGCCACGGCATTGAATACCACGAGCGCGATCATGGCCAGCTATTCTGTAATGACTCGGCCAAAGAAATTGTCACTATGCTGCTGACTGAATGCGAATGGGCAGGTGTGAGTATAAAGCTGCGCACCGATATTCTGGCCGTTAAAAAGACCGAAGTTGGGCGCTTTGAGCTTAACACTTCTAATGGCGAGTTAAGTTGCGATTCATTGGTGGTTGCTACTGGCGGCTTATCTATGCCCAAACTCGGCGCCACGCCTTATGGTTATCAACTGGCCGAGCAATTTGGCCTCAAAGTATTACCAACCCACGCAGGGCTAGTACCTTTTACCTGGCACAGTGAAGATAAAATTCGTTTCGAGCCCTTATCGGGCATAGCCGTACCTAGCCGCATTACCGCCAAAGACGGCACTAGCTTTAGTGAAGCTCTGCTATTCACCCATCGCGGCTTATCTGGCCCCGCGATTTTGCAGATTTCCAACTATTGGAAAGCGGGCGAAACCATAGAGATAAATCTATTACCCAATATGGATTTGGCGCAGACGCTAGAGCAACAATTGGCAGCACATCCAAAGCAGAGTCTACGTAATACCTTAAGCCAGTGGTTACCTAAGCGGCTGGTGGAAGTGTTATTCGATGAGGCGTTATTAAACAAAGCCTTAAATCAGCTTATGCATGCAGAGCGCGCTAAGCTGGTCGACGATCTGCACCGCTGGACAGTATTAATGAATGGCACCGAAGGCTACCGCACCGCCGAAGTGACGTTAGGCGGTGTGGATACCCATGAACTCTCCTCCAAAACCATGGAAGCTAGCAAAGTGCCTGGACTCTACTTTATCGGTGAAGTGATGGATGTAAGTGGTTGGTTAGGCGGGTTTAATTTCCAATGGTCTTGGGCCTCCGGCGTTGCAGCAGGGCAAGTAGTGTAA